A stretch of Gemmatimonas aurantiaca T-27 DNA encodes these proteins:
- the dapF gene encoding diaminopimelate epimerase, protein MAASVVGDHGAAVSAQPDVSAPGLIDRLRGLSFVKMTGSGNDFVFFDGRTTPIDLVTQPEAIKAICNRYNGIGADGLVVLEPLQEEADVRVHYYNSDGTAADLCGNATLCSTAISAQWGITSASGMRLATGAGLINSRIDGLPAIALQPITDIRPDMPIAPATAQGRRVGFAVAGIPHLVILCEDADAVDVAGAGPALRRHEATGPAGANVNWVSPRPDGSWRYRTFERGVEGETLACGTGAVATAVLLRSWGLSDGATTTIRTSSGRDVEVDLEPLTAPDGRSLEGFRPTLRGEGRVVFRGEIAGL, encoded by the coding sequence ATGGCGGCTTCGGTGGTGGGCGATCACGGGGCGGCTGTGAGCGCGCAACCGGATGTTTCGGCGCCCGGGCTGATCGATCGCCTGCGGGGATTGTCGTTTGTGAAGATGACCGGGTCGGGCAACGACTTCGTGTTTTTTGACGGACGCACCACGCCGATCGACCTTGTGACACAACCTGAAGCGATCAAGGCTATCTGCAATAGATACAACGGAATAGGCGCAGACGGGTTGGTTGTTTTGGAGCCGTTGCAGGAAGAAGCGGATGTGCGGGTGCACTACTACAACAGCGACGGAACGGCCGCCGATCTGTGCGGTAACGCGACGCTCTGTTCCACTGCCATCAGCGCCCAATGGGGCATCACATCGGCGAGTGGCATGCGGTTGGCCACTGGTGCCGGACTCATCAATAGCCGCATCGACGGCTTGCCAGCCATTGCGCTGCAGCCGATCACGGACATTCGGCCGGATATGCCCATCGCTCCAGCCACCGCACAGGGCCGCCGAGTGGGCTTTGCGGTGGCCGGCATTCCACACCTGGTGATCCTCTGTGAGGATGCCGATGCAGTGGATGTCGCGGGGGCAGGCCCGGCGCTTCGTCGGCACGAGGCTACCGGACCGGCCGGCGCCAATGTGAACTGGGTATCGCCGCGCCCCGACGGGTCCTGGCGCTACCGCACCTTCGAACGTGGGGTCGAAGGCGAGACCTTGGCCTGCGGCACGGGGGCGGTGGCAACCGCCGTGTTGCTGCGCAGTTGGGGCCTTTCGGATGGTGCCACCACCACCATCCGCACGAGTTCCGGACGGGATGTGGAGGTCGACCTCGAGCCCCTGACGGCTCCGGATGGACGCTCACTCGAGGGCTTTCGACCCACATTGCGCGGCGAGGGTCGGGTGGTCTTTCGGGGCGAAATCGCGGGATTGTAG
- a CDS encoding polyprenol monophosphomannose synthase: protein MKTPARGALRGEERGVVIVPTYNESENITRIVPRILDQDPRLEVLVVDDNSPDGTGQLADELAAENPRVHVLHRPGKEGLGRAYLAGFAWALARDYAYIFEMDADFSHDPAHLPEFLAAVRDADLVLGSRYRDGKVTVVNWPMARLMLSYGANIYARAVTGLRLGDGTGGFKCFRREVLQGIPLDQVKSNGYAFQIEMSFRAWKKGFRIAEIPIVFHDRTEGESKMSKGIVREAIWMVWRLRWWAITGRL from the coding sequence ATGAAAACGCCGGCCCGCGGTGCCCTTCGGGGTGAAGAGCGCGGGGTGGTCATTGTGCCGACCTACAATGAAAGCGAGAACATCACCCGTATCGTGCCGCGCATTCTCGATCAGGATCCGCGGTTGGAGGTGCTGGTCGTCGATGACAACTCTCCGGATGGGACCGGACAGCTAGCTGATGAGCTCGCTGCCGAAAATCCGCGTGTGCATGTGCTGCACCGGCCGGGGAAGGAAGGGTTGGGTCGTGCATATCTGGCAGGTTTTGCGTGGGCCCTGGCACGCGACTACGCCTACATCTTTGAGATGGACGCCGACTTTTCCCACGACCCGGCGCACCTGCCGGAGTTCCTGGCGGCCGTGCGGGACGCCGATCTGGTGCTCGGATCGCGGTATCGCGACGGTAAGGTGACCGTGGTGAATTGGCCCATGGCGCGCCTGATGCTGTCGTACGGCGCCAACATCTATGCGCGGGCGGTCACCGGATTGCGGCTGGGCGACGGCACCGGTGGCTTCAAGTGTTTCCGCCGCGAAGTGCTGCAGGGCATTCCGCTCGACCAGGTGAAGTCGAACGGATATGCGTTTCAGATCGAGATGAGTTTCCGCGCCTGGAAGAAGGGATTCCGGATCGCCGAGATCCCGATCGTGTTCCATGACCGGACAGAAGGCGAGTCGAAAATGTCCAAGGGCATCGTGCGGGAAGCCATCTGGATGGTATGGCGGCTTCGGTGGTGGGCGATCACGGGGCGGCTGTGA
- a CDS encoding YfhO family protein, with protein sequence MARTDATDTTHSPRHPFAVAAVVSAIATFLLAWPALGGAFLVNPNSDQYIAGYSFREFAARSLREGNGFPLWNPFQFGGMPYVAAMHGDIFYPTFLLRMVLPTDVAMTWGFIVHMVLAGLFTFGFLRAAGVRFQAACIGAVAYLLSGAMASYASPGHDGKLFVSSLLPAALWALTLGMRDGRRAAWGALAVVVGLAVLSPHPQLLQYMLLISGAYALWLALKPQAVITDSGPVADPAPRFPRLLLALGAVVLGGIMGAVQYLPVREYVSWSPRAGGKGYDYATSFSFPLEETINMYLPQFSGILDNYWGRNGIHFHSEYVGASVLVLALLAFGGGVLNRHRAHAWFWLGTLIVSLLWAWGGNTPFYHLVYAVVPGSKFFRAPSTILYVSAFAFSVLAAFGAERALAGKATTRYAIGWSVFALLVAVLASTGGLTNFAMSLLGEARGDAILANANDVVIGAWRSALAVVATLALLFGLSRGKLTASLGGWLLVGIVALDLWSIERLYWRFSAPASQLYAEDDVIRYLQKLDEPGRVIALPLGDNMAPHDPFLMGDALMHHGVRGVLGYHGNELGRFQELYAKNEGYQSVANPNFWSLTNARFFYTNTPGLPFPGSRLVAGPVRNAAGTMTYLYELPGDHPAAWVTPMKVKLDDPTTKATLLNPNFDVRRVAIFDTAAAIESQPVNSPLPEPVTFRVQVDRYDAGAIDLTLEGPAPAGSALVVSENFYPGWQATVDGKATPTNRADFTLIGVELPAGAKKVQLRFDSAPYHTGQLLTLFALGGAVLWWIIGAVLDRRGRV encoded by the coding sequence ATGGCTCGCACCGACGCCACAGACACAACCCACTCGCCGCGCCATCCGTTCGCGGTTGCCGCGGTGGTCAGCGCCATTGCCACATTCTTGCTGGCGTGGCCTGCACTTGGCGGGGCGTTTCTGGTCAATCCGAATTCCGACCAGTACATCGCCGGCTACTCCTTCCGTGAGTTTGCGGCCCGGTCGCTGAGGGAGGGCAACGGCTTCCCTCTCTGGAATCCGTTCCAGTTCGGTGGCATGCCCTACGTCGCGGCCATGCACGGCGACATTTTTTACCCGACCTTCCTGCTTCGGATGGTGCTGCCCACCGACGTCGCCATGACGTGGGGCTTCATTGTCCATATGGTATTGGCCGGGCTGTTCACGTTCGGCTTTCTGCGTGCCGCCGGCGTGCGGTTCCAGGCAGCCTGCATCGGCGCGGTAGCCTACCTGCTCAGCGGGGCCATGGCGTCCTACGCCTCCCCGGGACATGACGGCAAGCTGTTCGTGAGCTCGCTCCTGCCGGCGGCCCTTTGGGCACTCACCCTTGGTATGCGGGACGGTCGCCGCGCCGCGTGGGGCGCACTGGCCGTCGTGGTGGGGCTGGCGGTGCTGTCGCCGCACCCGCAGTTGCTGCAGTACATGCTGCTGATCAGCGGTGCGTACGCGCTCTGGCTGGCTCTCAAGCCTCAGGCCGTCATCACCGACAGCGGCCCGGTGGCCGATCCCGCCCCGCGTTTTCCTCGACTGCTGTTGGCGCTCGGTGCCGTGGTGCTGGGCGGCATCATGGGTGCGGTGCAGTACCTGCCGGTTCGCGAGTACGTCTCCTGGTCACCGCGCGCCGGTGGCAAGGGGTACGACTATGCCACCAGCTTCTCGTTCCCTCTCGAGGAAACGATCAACATGTACCTCCCCCAGTTCTCCGGTATCTTGGACAACTACTGGGGACGCAATGGCATCCATTTCCACAGTGAGTACGTCGGCGCCAGTGTCCTGGTCCTCGCGCTGCTGGCCTTTGGCGGAGGCGTACTCAACCGGCATCGCGCCCATGCCTGGTTCTGGCTGGGCACGCTGATCGTGTCACTGTTGTGGGCCTGGGGCGGCAACACACCGTTCTATCATCTGGTGTACGCGGTGGTCCCGGGATCCAAGTTCTTCCGCGCGCCGAGCACCATTCTCTACGTGAGCGCCTTCGCGTTTTCCGTGCTGGCGGCGTTTGGCGCGGAGCGTGCGCTCGCTGGTAAGGCCACCACGCGCTATGCGATCGGCTGGAGCGTCTTCGCCCTGCTGGTCGCCGTGTTGGCGAGCACGGGGGGCCTGACGAATTTTGCGATGTCCCTGTTGGGCGAAGCCCGCGGCGACGCCATCCTGGCGAACGCCAATGATGTGGTGATCGGCGCGTGGCGTTCCGCCCTCGCCGTGGTGGCCACGCTGGCGCTGCTGTTCGGACTCTCGCGTGGAAAACTGACCGCGTCGCTGGGTGGCTGGCTGCTCGTGGGCATCGTCGCCCTCGACCTCTGGAGCATCGAGCGGCTCTACTGGCGTTTCTCGGCACCGGCCAGCCAGCTCTATGCCGAAGACGACGTCATCCGCTATCTGCAGAAGCTCGACGAGCCGGGGCGGGTGATCGCGCTGCCGCTCGGCGATAACATGGCGCCGCACGACCCGTTCCTCATGGGCGATGCGCTGATGCACCACGGGGTGCGTGGTGTGCTCGGTTACCACGGCAACGAGCTGGGCCGTTTCCAGGAACTGTACGCGAAGAACGAAGGCTACCAGTCGGTGGCCAACCCGAACTTCTGGTCGCTGACCAACGCGCGGTTCTTCTATACAAATACGCCAGGGCTGCCATTCCCGGGCTCGCGCCTCGTGGCCGGCCCCGTGCGAAACGCCGCCGGCACCATGACCTATCTATATGAGTTGCCGGGCGATCATCCGGCGGCCTGGGTCACGCCGATGAAGGTCAAACTCGACGACCCGACCACCAAGGCTACGCTGCTCAATCCCAATTTCGACGTGCGTCGCGTGGCGATTTTCGACACCGCCGCCGCGATCGAGTCGCAGCCCGTGAACTCGCCGCTGCCGGAACCGGTCACGTTCCGCGTCCAGGTGGACCGGTACGACGCCGGCGCGATCGACCTCACTCTCGAAGGGCCGGCGCCGGCAGGCAGCGCGCTGGTGGTGTCCGAGAACTTCTATCCGGGCTGGCAGGCCACGGTGGACGGGAAGGCCACCCCCACCAACCGGGCAGACTTCACCCTCATCGGCGTGGAACTCCCGGCTGGCGCGAAGAAGGTGCAACTCCGCTTCGACAGCGCACCATATCACACGGGACAACTGTTGACACTGTTTGCACTTGGCGGCGCTGTGCTGTGGTGGATCATCGGGGCAGTGCTCGATCGGCGAGGACGTGTATGA